From a single Serratia surfactantfaciens genomic region:
- the potG gene encoding putrescine ABC transporter ATP-binding subunit PotG has translation MNDAIPRPQTKSQKVFTPLLEIRNLTKTFDGQNAVEDVSLTIYKGEIFALLGPSGCGKSTLLRMLAGFEQPSEGQIVLDGQDMSHVPPYQRPINMMFQSYALFPHMTVEQNIAFGLKQDKMPRAEIAERVAEMLALVHMQEFAKRKPHQLSGGQRQRVALARSLAKRPKLLLLDEPMGALDKKLRDRMQLEVTDILERVGVTCVMVTHDQEEAMTMAGRIAIMNRGKFVQIGEPEEIYEHPNSRFSAEFIGSVNVFDCVLLERHDDALILQSPGLRHAIKVDPDASVVDGVPIQVALRPEKILLCEQVPEDGCNFAVGEVAHISYLGDLSIYHVKLHSGQIISAQLQNGHRFRKGMPTWGDEVRLCWETDSCVVLTV, from the coding sequence TTGAACGACGCCATTCCTCGTCCTCAAACCAAGTCGCAGAAGGTTTTCACCCCTCTGCTGGAAATTCGTAACCTCACCAAAACGTTCGACGGGCAGAACGCGGTCGAAGACGTCAGCCTCACCATCTATAAAGGCGAGATCTTTGCGTTGCTCGGCCCGTCCGGCTGCGGCAAGTCCACCTTGCTGCGCATGCTGGCCGGCTTTGAGCAGCCGTCGGAAGGGCAGATCGTGCTCGACGGGCAGGACATGTCGCATGTGCCGCCGTACCAGCGGCCGATCAACATGATGTTCCAATCCTATGCGCTGTTCCCGCACATGACGGTGGAGCAGAACATCGCCTTCGGCCTGAAGCAGGACAAAATGCCGCGGGCGGAGATCGCCGAGCGGGTGGCGGAAATGCTGGCGCTGGTGCACATGCAAGAGTTCGCCAAACGCAAGCCGCACCAGCTTTCCGGCGGCCAGCGGCAGCGGGTGGCGCTGGCGCGCAGCCTGGCCAAGCGGCCGAAGCTGCTGTTGCTGGATGAGCCGATGGGCGCATTGGACAAGAAGCTGCGCGATCGCATGCAGCTGGAAGTGACCGACATTCTGGAGCGTGTCGGCGTAACCTGCGTGATGGTAACCCACGATCAGGAGGAGGCGATGACCATGGCGGGGCGCATCGCCATCATGAACCGCGGCAAGTTCGTGCAGATCGGTGAACCGGAAGAGATCTACGAGCATCCGAACAGCCGCTTCAGCGCCGAATTCATCGGCTCGGTCAACGTCTTCGACTGTGTGCTGCTGGAGCGCCACGACGACGCGCTGATCCTGCAAAGCCCCGGGTTGCGCCATGCGATCAAGGTCGATCCGGACGCTTCGGTGGTGGACGGCGTGCCGATCCAGGTGGCGCTGCGGCCGGAAAAGATCCTGCTGTGCGAACAGGTGCCGGAAGACGGCTGCAACTTCGCGGTGGGGGAAGTGGCGCACATTTCTTACCTGGGCGATCTGTCCATCTACCACGTGAAATTGCACAGCGGCCAGATCATCAGCGCCCAGCTGCAAAACGGCCACCGTTTTCGCAAAGGGATGCCTACCTGGGGCGATGAAGTGCGTTTGTGTTGGGAAACCGACAGCTGCGTAGTGTTGACGGTGTAG
- a CDS encoding YbjN domain-containing protein, whose translation MDSLIVPDLALLRRWLDQSGISFFECDSCQALHLPHMQNFDGVFDAKIDLVDNVILFSALAEVKPTALIPLVADLSQINASSLTIKAFVDIQDDNLPKLIVCQSLSVAVGVTYEQFTHFMQQGEEQVSMVILEARANDLLFMGDEEEIPAGAVRQPMLH comes from the coding sequence ATGGATTCACTCATTGTCCCCGATTTGGCGCTGTTGCGGCGCTGGCTGGATCAGTCGGGCATTTCTTTCTTTGAGTGCGATTCCTGCCAGGCGCTGCACCTGCCGCACATGCAGAACTTCGACGGCGTGTTCGACGCCAAGATTGATCTGGTGGACAACGTCATTCTGTTCTCCGCGTTGGCCGAGGTGAAGCCGACCGCGCTGATCCCGCTGGTGGCGGATCTGAGCCAGATCAACGCCAGTTCGCTCACTATCAAGGCGTTTGTCGACATTCAGGACGACAACCTGCCGAAGCTGATCGTCTGCCAGTCGCTGAGCGTGGCGGTCGGCGTCACCTACGAGCAGTTCACCCACTTCATGCAACAGGGCGAAGAGCAGGTCTCGATGGTGATCCTCGAAGCACGGGCGAACGATCTGCTGTTTATGGGGGACGAAGAAGAGATCCCCGCTGGCGCCGTACGCCAGCCAATGCTGCACTGA
- a CDS encoding ankyrin repeat domain-containing protein has translation MKKIILIITMVVSTLIMQGCKQGMDLQPQDYFEGTQLDIANIIYEGDRQKLDKVLPTVSKETLNRPGKAEMTLLFWAINNAIFDKNTPERLKIITDLVKAGADPLQPRPEGRSSPAEYVMKADKGIWIKSMLDGGLSPNAKDKINNKPIIFKSILAKNTETLEVMLDYGADINVRNSLGDTLLIDALDYRSYDHVILLLEKGADSDIRGNSGWTMGNQLQRLINRSQDGSEAKASLERIKDELIKRGGKWPPAPVSQ, from the coding sequence ATGAAAAAAATCATACTCATTATCACGATGGTAGTGTCTACGCTCATCATGCAGGGGTGCAAACAAGGTATGGATTTACAACCACAGGATTATTTTGAAGGGACGCAGCTAGACATCGCCAACATCATCTACGAGGGTGACAGGCAAAAGCTGGATAAGGTTTTACCGACGGTAAGTAAAGAAACGTTAAACCGGCCGGGCAAGGCGGAGATGACGTTGCTATTCTGGGCGATAAATAACGCTATCTTTGACAAGAACACGCCAGAGCGACTCAAGATCATTACGGATCTGGTCAAGGCGGGGGCAGACCCATTGCAGCCAAGGCCGGAAGGGAGAAGTAGTCCCGCTGAGTATGTTATGAAAGCAGATAAGGGAATCTGGATAAAATCTATGTTAGATGGAGGGCTATCTCCTAATGCAAAAGATAAAATTAACAATAAACCCATTATATTTAAAAGTATTCTCGCGAAGAATACAGAGACATTAGAGGTCATGTTGGATTATGGTGCGGATATAAATGTAAGGAATTCATTGGGTGATACGCTACTCATCGATGCTTTAGATTATCGCTCCTATGACCACGTCATTCTTCTATTAGAAAAAGGCGCCGATAGCGATATAAGAGGCAACTCGGGTTGGACGATGGGCAATCAACTGCAACGGCTGATTAATAGAAGTCAGGACGGCAGCGAGGCGAAAGCGTCTCTTGAGCGCATCAAAGACGAACTAATTAAGCGTGGTGGGAAATGGCCGCCTGCTCCTGTCAGTCAATAA
- a CDS encoding 5'-methylthioadenosine/S-adenosylhomocysteine nucleosidase encodes MKNKARILLLAAAGAAFSPLSFGQPAATGPIVVQGAMPVEAERFAQRLENPREEQIGGWRFWHGTVDGYPVVVSETLKGMSNAAAATAIAVTQFHPVAIINQGTAGGHDPALKVYDIVLGKYSVNLGAFKTPAKALGDGSDSREWQPMDLLASKGSAGEDQKAQSLRQFPADPKLLAIAQSVKSDYRQGKVVEGVIGSADVWNSELDRIRYFHDSYRTSVEEMETASAAQIAAEFKVPFVGIRVLSNNITNQGKYDPQTGLACQDYVYQVVKAYIAQLKTH; translated from the coding sequence ATGAAGAATAAAGCGCGTATCTTACTGTTGGCGGCCGCCGGTGCGGCCTTTTCTCCGCTGAGCTTTGGCCAACCTGCGGCCACCGGGCCGATCGTGGTGCAGGGCGCAATGCCAGTGGAAGCGGAACGTTTCGCCCAGCGGCTGGAGAACCCGCGTGAGGAGCAGATCGGCGGCTGGCGCTTTTGGCACGGCACCGTAGACGGCTACCCGGTGGTGGTGTCGGAGACCCTGAAGGGCATGTCCAATGCGGCGGCGGCCACGGCGATCGCCGTCACGCAGTTCCATCCGGTGGCGATCATCAACCAGGGCACTGCCGGCGGTCACGATCCGGCCCTTAAGGTGTATGACATCGTGCTGGGCAAATATTCGGTCAATCTTGGGGCGTTCAAAACGCCGGCCAAGGCGTTGGGGGATGGCAGCGACTCGCGGGAGTGGCAGCCGATGGATCTGTTGGCTTCCAAGGGCAGCGCCGGTGAGGACCAAAAGGCGCAAAGCCTGCGTCAGTTTCCCGCCGACCCCAAACTGCTGGCGATTGCGCAAAGCGTTAAGAGCGATTACCGACAGGGCAAAGTAGTGGAAGGGGTGATCGGTTCGGCCGACGTGTGGAACAGCGAGCTGGATCGCATTCGCTATTTCCATGACAGCTACCGGACGTCGGTCGAAGAGATGGAGACCGCCTCCGCTGCGCAGATTGCCGCCGAGTTCAAGGTGCCGTTCGTCGGCATTCGCGTGTTGTCCAACAACATCACCAATCAGGGCAAATACGATCCGCAAACCGGGCTGGCGTGCCAGGATTACGTCTATCAGGTGGTGAAGGCCTATATCGCCCAACTGAAGACACACTGA
- the eco gene encoding serine protease inhibitor ecotin produces MNKASVVFSGLLMAVSASAMAATSGDDADISKQPLEKVAPYPKAEKGMNRQVIYLPKQEHEENYKVELLIGKTLEVDCNRHMIGGTLETKTLSGWGYDYLVLEKLSEPASTMMACPDNTKTKKFIAANLGDAAMQRYNSRLPIVVYAPKDAEVKYRIWKAEDTVSQAEQK; encoded by the coding sequence ATGAACAAGGCATCCGTTGTATTTTCCGGCCTGCTGATGGCCGTTTCCGCCAGCGCCATGGCGGCTACCTCTGGCGATGATGCGGATATCAGCAAACAGCCGCTGGAAAAGGTCGCGCCTTACCCGAAAGCCGAGAAAGGCATGAACCGCCAGGTGATCTACCTGCCGAAGCAAGAGCACGAAGAGAACTATAAGGTCGAGCTGCTGATCGGCAAGACGCTGGAAGTGGACTGCAACCGCCATATGATTGGCGGCACCCTGGAGACCAAAACGTTGTCTGGCTGGGGCTACGACTACCTGGTGCTGGAGAAGCTGTCCGAGCCGGCCTCGACCATGATGGCCTGCCCGGATAACACCAAGACCAAGAAATTCATCGCCGCTAACCTGGGCGACGCCGCGATGCAGCGCTACAACAGCCGCCTGCCGATCGTGGTGTATGCGCCGAAAGACGCGGAAGTGAAATACCGCATCTGGAAAGCGGAAGACACCGTAAGCCAGGCCGAGCAGAAATAA
- a CDS encoding ankyrin repeat domain-containing protein: protein MRHSALIIIMLLSMLMMQGCEQGRDLQPQDYFEGTQLAIAKVIYEGERQKLNAMLPTVSKETLNRPGKAEMTLLFWAINNAIFDKNTPERLKIITDLVKAGADPLQPRAEGGSSPAEFVMKANKGVWIQAMLEGGLSPNARDKVHNQPIIFESFDAANTETLKMLIAYQVDVDIKGAMNRTPLINALYNSCPDHIEVLLAHGANPLAEDDFNDSFLSLISAEIDKGDKSNAYIKKLIKIKEKVKQVN from the coding sequence ATGAGGCACAGCGCTCTTATCATTATCATGTTGCTGTCGATGCTCATGATGCAGGGATGCGAACAAGGTAGGGATCTACAGCCACAAGATTATTTTGAAGGGACACAGTTGGCTATCGCAAAAGTTATCTACGAAGGCGAGAGACAGAAGCTGAATGCGATGTTACCGACGGTAAGCAAAGAGACGTTAAACCGGCCGGGCAAGGCGGAGATGACGTTGCTATTCTGGGCGATAAATAACGCTATCTTTGACAAGAACACGCCAGAGCGGCTCAAGATCATTACGGATCTGGTCAAGGCGGGAGCAGACCCACTGCAGCCAAGAGCTGAGGGGGGGAGTAGCCCAGCTGAATTTGTTATGAAGGCGAATAAAGGCGTATGGATACAAGCTATGTTAGAGGGCGGACTTTCTCCAAATGCCAGGGATAAGGTTCATAATCAGCCCATTATATTTGAAAGTTTTGATGCGGCGAACACCGAAACATTAAAGATGTTAATTGCATACCAAGTTGATGTTGACATCAAAGGCGCGATGAACAGAACGCCATTAATTAATGCGTTGTATAACAGTTGCCCAGATCACATTGAGGTTCTTTTGGCTCATGGGGCTAATCCGTTAGCCGAAGATGACTTTAATGACAGCTTCCTCTCTCTGATTTCTGCGGAGATAGATAAAGGGGATAAGAGCAATGCGTATATAAAAAAGCTAATTAAAATTAAAGAAAAAGTAAAACAGGTGAATTAG
- the rimK gene encoding 30S ribosomal protein S6--L-glutamate ligase, translating to MKIAILSRDGTLYSCKRLREAAEDRGHSIDIIDPLSCYMNINPAAPTIHYRGRQLERYDAVIPRIGSAITFYGTAVLRQFELLGSYPLNESVAITRARDKLRSLQLLARQGIDLPITGFAHSPDDTGDLIELVGGAPLVVKLVEGTQGIGVVLAETRQAAESVIDAFRGLNAHILVQEYVREAQGRDVRCLVVGGRVVAAIERQAKPGEFRSNLHRGGTARKVTITARERAIAVKAASTLGLDVAGVDILRAERGPLVMEVNASPGLEGVETTTGLDIAGMMIDYIEQRGRPGFRLKSGG from the coding sequence GTGAAAATTGCCATTCTTTCTCGCGACGGAACGCTGTACTCATGCAAGCGGCTGCGTGAAGCGGCGGAAGATCGCGGGCACAGCATCGATATCATCGATCCGCTCTCCTGTTATATGAACATCAATCCGGCGGCGCCGACCATCCACTACCGCGGCCGCCAGCTGGAGCGCTATGACGCGGTGATCCCGCGCATCGGCTCCGCCATCACCTTTTACGGCACCGCAGTGCTGCGCCAGTTCGAGCTGCTCGGCAGCTATCCGTTAAACGAATCCGTAGCCATTACCCGTGCCCGCGACAAATTGCGCTCGCTGCAGTTGCTGGCGCGGCAGGGCATCGATCTGCCGATCACCGGCTTCGCCCATTCACCGGACGATACCGGCGATCTCATTGAGCTGGTCGGCGGTGCGCCGCTGGTGGTCAAGCTGGTGGAAGGCACGCAGGGCATCGGGGTGGTGCTGGCGGAAACCCGGCAGGCGGCGGAAAGCGTGATCGACGCCTTTCGCGGGCTGAATGCCCACATTCTGGTGCAGGAGTACGTGCGCGAGGCGCAGGGGCGAGACGTGCGCTGCCTGGTGGTAGGCGGCCGGGTGGTGGCCGCCATCGAGCGCCAGGCCAAGCCGGGCGAATTTCGTTCCAACCTGCACCGCGGCGGCACCGCGCGCAAAGTGACCATCACCGCCAGGGAGCGGGCGATCGCGGTCAAAGCGGCGAGCACGCTGGGGCTGGACGTCGCCGGGGTGGATATCCTGCGCGCCGAGCGCGGCCCGCTGGTGATGGAGGTCAATGCTTCACCGGGGCTGGAAGGGGTAGAAACCACCACTGGGCTGGACATCGCCGGCATGATGATCGACTACATCGAGCAGCGCGGTCGGCCGGGATTCCGCCTGAAATCGGGCGGTTGA
- a CDS encoding phosphatase PAP2 family protein, whose translation MNPESSLNQSSTAPQIKTTALYSLSTSFYRWQAFGLLLSGLVFLWLSRNEQLDWAISNYWFDAASGHFPWQNNYWLDLINHRLLKQIVIVGAVLTLFWGIYRRSARLIVTMLLIGIGPLVVGILKATSAHSCPWDLIEYGGKAMSFPLFGAQPALPGPGRCFPGGHASSGFAIMALFFLFYPQRPRLAWWCWCGGIALGMLMGFGQIMRGAHFLTHNLWAGWWVWLSQLAIYWTVSGYWRRKTR comes from the coding sequence GTGAATCCAGAATCGTCATTAAATCAATCCTCAACGGCACCGCAAATTAAGACAACCGCCCTTTACTCCCTGTCGACATCCTTTTACCGTTGGCAGGCTTTTGGCCTGCTGCTCAGCGGCCTGGTGTTCCTGTGGCTCTCCCGCAACGAACAGCTGGACTGGGCGATCAGCAACTATTGGTTCGATGCCGCCAGCGGGCATTTCCCGTGGCAAAACAATTATTGGCTGGATCTGATCAACCACCGTCTGTTGAAGCAGATTGTGATTGTTGGGGCGGTGCTGACGCTGTTTTGGGGTATCTATCGCCGCAGCGCGCGCCTGATCGTGACCATGCTGCTTATCGGCATCGGTCCTCTGGTGGTGGGTATTCTCAAGGCCACCAGCGCGCACTCCTGCCCGTGGGATCTGATCGAATACGGCGGTAAGGCGATGTCCTTCCCGCTGTTTGGCGCGCAGCCGGCGCTGCCGGGCCCCGGCCGCTGTTTCCCCGGCGGGCACGCCTCGAGTGGTTTCGCGATCATGGCGTTGTTTTTCCTGTTTTATCCGCAACGTCCGCGCCTGGCATGGTGGTGCTGGTGCGGCGGCATTGCGCTCGGCATGTTGATGGGCTTTGGCCAGATCATGCGCGGCGCACATTTTCTTACCCATAACCTGTGGGCAGGTTGGTGGGTTTGGTTAAGCCAGTTGGCTATTTATTGGACGGTTAGCGGCTATTGGCGCCGCAAGACGAGGTAA
- a CDS encoding aspartate:alanine antiporter translates to MNINVASLLNGNYILLLFVVLALGLCLGKLRLGSVQLGNSIGVLVVSLLLGQQHFAINTEALNLGFMLFIFCVGVEAGPNFFSIFFRDGKNYLMLALVMVGSAMVIAIGLGKLFHWDIGLTAGMLAGSMTSTPVLVGAGDTLRNTIVNGPALLAAQDHLSLGYALTYLIGLVSLIFGARYLPKLQHQDLSTSAQQIARERGLDTDSQRKVYLPVIRAYRVGPELVAWADGKNLRELGIYRQTGCYIERIRRNGILANPDGDAVLQVGDEISLVGYPDAHARLDPSFRNGKEVFDRDLLDMRIVTEEIVVKNSNAVNKRLSQLKLTDHGCFLNRVIRSQIEMPIDDSIVLNKGDVLQVSGDARRVKSVAEKIGFISIHSQVTDLLAFCAFFIIGLLIGQITIQFSNFSFGIGNAAGLLMSGIMLGFLRANHPTFGYIPQGALNMVKEFGLMVFMAGVGLSAGAGIGHSLGAVGGQMLIAGLIVSLVPVIICFLFGAYVLRMNRALLFGAIMGARTCAPAMEIISDTARSNIPALGYAGTYAIANVLLTLAGSLIVVLWPGILG, encoded by the coding sequence GTGAACATAAACGTCGCTAGTTTGTTAAACGGTAACTACATTCTGTTACTGTTCGTGGTACTCGCACTGGGGCTGTGCCTCGGTAAACTCCGTCTGGGCTCCGTCCAACTCGGTAATTCCATTGGCGTTTTGGTGGTTTCGCTGCTGCTCGGCCAGCAACACTTCGCCATTAACACCGAGGCGCTGAATCTCGGCTTCATGCTGTTTATTTTCTGCGTCGGCGTGGAAGCCGGGCCCAACTTTTTCTCGATTTTCTTCCGCGACGGTAAAAATTACCTGATGCTGGCGCTGGTGATGGTCGGCTCGGCGATGGTGATCGCCATCGGTCTCGGCAAGCTGTTCCACTGGGACATCGGCCTGACCGCCGGCATGTTGGCCGGCTCGATGACCTCGACCCCAGTGCTGGTGGGCGCCGGCGATACGCTGCGCAACACCATCGTCAACGGCCCGGCGCTGCTGGCGGCGCAGGATCATCTGAGCCTCGGCTATGCCCTCACCTACCTGATCGGTCTGGTCAGCCTGATCTTCGGCGCGCGTTATCTGCCGAAGCTGCAGCACCAGGATCTGTCCACCTCCGCCCAACAGATCGCCCGCGAGCGCGGCCTGGACACCGACAGCCAACGCAAGGTCTACCTGCCGGTGATCCGCGCCTACCGCGTCGGCCCCGAGCTGGTGGCCTGGGCCGACGGCAAGAACCTGCGCGAGCTGGGCATCTATCGCCAGACCGGCTGCTACATCGAACGCATCCGCCGCAACGGCATTCTGGCCAACCCGGACGGCGACGCGGTGCTGCAGGTGGGCGATGAGATTTCGCTGGTCGGCTACCCGGACGCCCACGCGCGGCTGGACCCGAGCTTCCGCAACGGCAAGGAAGTGTTCGATCGCGATCTGCTCGACATGCGCATCGTCACCGAAGAGATCGTGGTGAAGAACAGCAACGCGGTGAACAAGCGCCTGAGCCAGCTGAAGCTGACCGACCACGGCTGCTTCCTCAACCGCGTGATCCGCAGCCAGATCGAAATGCCGATCGACGACAGCATCGTGCTCAACAAAGGCGACGTACTGCAGGTGAGCGGCGACGCGCGCCGGGTGAAGAGCGTGGCGGAGAAGATTGGCTTTATCTCGATCCACAGCCAGGTGACCGACCTGCTGGCGTTCTGCGCCTTCTTCATCATCGGCCTGCTGATCGGCCAGATCACCATTCAGTTCAGCAACTTCTCGTTCGGCATCGGCAACGCCGCCGGCCTGCTGATGTCCGGCATCATGCTCGGCTTCCTGCGCGCCAACCACCCGACCTTCGGCTACATTCCGCAGGGCGCGCTGAACATGGTGAAAGAGTTCGGCCTGATGGTGTTTATGGCGGGCGTGGGCCTGAGCGCCGGCGCGGGCATCGGCCACAGCCTGGGCGCGGTCGGCGGCCAGATGCTGATCGCCGGGCTGATCGTCAGCCTGGTGCCGGTGATTATCTGCTTCTTGTTCGGCGCCTACGTACTGCGCATGAACCGCGCCCTGCTGTTTGGCGCCATCATGGGTGCCCGCACCTGCGCGCCGGCGATGGAAATTATCAGCGATACCGCGCGCAGCAACATCCCGGCGTTGGGCTACGCCGGCACCTACGCCATCGCTAACGTGCTGTTAACGCTGGCGGGTTCACTCATCGTGGTGCTATGGCCGGGCATACTCGGCTGA
- the potF gene encoding spermidine/putrescine ABC transporter substrate-binding protein PotF has protein sequence MVTQRKKWLSGVVAGLLMAASVTASAEEKTLHVYNWSDYIAPDTLAKFQKETGIKVVYDVFDSNEVLEGKLMAGSTGYDLVVPSSNFLERQSQAGIFEPLDKSKIPNYKNLDPEMLKLVAHNDKDNKYGIPYMMVTTGIGYNVDKVKAALGKDAPVNSWDLIFKPENLEKLKSCGVSFLDAPSEVYATVLHYLGKDPNSTNAADYTGAANDLLLKLRPNIRYFHSSQYINDLANGDICVAIGWSGDVMQAANRAKEAKNGVNVAYAIPKEGALTYFDMFAMPADAKNKDAAYQFLNFLLKPDVMADISNHVYYANAVKDATPLVSAEVRDNPNVYPPADIRAKLFTLNVQSPKLDRVITRAWTKVKSGK, from the coding sequence ATGGTCACCCAACGTAAAAAGTGGTTATCGGGTGTGGTTGCCGGCCTGCTGATGGCCGCGTCCGTCACGGCGTCAGCCGAAGAGAAAACGCTGCACGTGTATAACTGGTCCGACTATATCGCGCCGGATACCCTGGCCAAATTCCAAAAGGAAACCGGTATCAAGGTGGTGTACGACGTCTTTGACTCCAACGAAGTGTTGGAAGGCAAACTCATGGCGGGCAGCACCGGTTACGATTTGGTCGTCCCTTCATCCAACTTCCTCGAGCGTCAGTCGCAGGCCGGCATCTTCGAGCCGCTCGACAAGAGCAAGATCCCCAACTACAAAAATCTCGATCCCGAGATGCTGAAGCTGGTGGCGCATAACGACAAAGACAACAAATACGGTATTCCGTACATGATGGTGACCACCGGCATCGGCTATAACGTCGATAAGGTGAAAGCGGCGCTGGGCAAAGACGCGCCGGTCAACAGTTGGGATCTGATCTTCAAGCCGGAAAACCTCGAGAAGCTCAAGAGCTGCGGCGTTTCCTTCCTCGATGCGCCGAGCGAGGTCTACGCCACGGTGCTGCATTACCTGGGCAAGGATCCCAACAGCACCAACGCGGCGGACTACACCGGCGCGGCCAACGATCTGCTGCTGAAGCTGCGGCCTAACATTCGCTATTTCCACTCTTCGCAGTACATCAACGATCTGGCGAACGGCGACATCTGCGTGGCCATTGGCTGGTCCGGCGACGTGATGCAGGCGGCCAACCGTGCCAAAGAGGCGAAAAACGGCGTGAACGTCGCCTACGCAATCCCGAAAGAGGGCGCATTGACCTATTTTGACATGTTCGCCATGCCGGCGGACGCCAAGAATAAGGACGCCGCCTATCAGTTCCTGAACTTCCTGCTGAAGCCGGACGTGATGGCGGACATCAGCAACCATGTTTACTACGCCAACGCCGTGAAGGACGCGACGCCGCTGGTGAGCGCCGAAGTGCGCGATAACCCGAACGTCTATCCGCCGGCCGACATCCGCGCCAAGCTGTTCACGCTCAACGTGCAGTCGCCGAAGCTGGATCGTGTCATTACCCGCGCATGGACTAAAGTTAAAAGCGGGAAGTGA
- a CDS encoding GrxA family glutaredoxin produces MFAVIFGRPGCPYCVRAKELAEKLTEERDDFNFRYVDIHAEGITKADLEKTVGKPVETVPQIFLDEKHIGGCTDFEAYAKEHLNLFQ; encoded by the coding sequence ATGTTTGCAGTAATCTTCGGGCGTCCTGGCTGTCCTTATTGTGTCCGCGCTAAAGAGCTGGCGGAAAAACTGACTGAAGAACGCGACGATTTCAACTTCCGTTACGTTGACATCCACGCGGAAGGCATCACTAAGGCCGATCTGGAAAAAACCGTCGGCAAACCGGTTGAAACCGTGCCGCAGATCTTCCTGGATGAGAAGCACATCGGCGGTTGCACTGATTTCGAAGCTTACGCGAAAGAACACCTGAACCTGTTCCAGTAA
- a CDS encoding inner membrane protein YbjM: protein MTSYRYWLGILSCFLLFSLVFLGQQTGLFGSTDHEHHGETGLLLFVIPGAIASYLSSRKRLLCPLLGALYALPLCLVIRHFWLTPSSSFWQELAYATSAVFWCVFGAMLMLFALGLLQALQQLHRRQRQ from the coding sequence ATGACGAGTTATAGATATTGGCTGGGCATTCTCAGCTGTTTTCTGTTGTTCAGCCTGGTGTTTCTCGGCCAGCAAACCGGCCTGTTCGGCAGCACGGATCATGAGCACCACGGCGAAACCGGCCTGCTGCTGTTCGTTATCCCCGGTGCGATCGCCAGCTATCTGTCGAGCCGCAAGCGGCTGCTTTGCCCGCTGCTGGGCGCGCTGTATGCATTGCCACTGTGCCTGGTGATCCGCCACTTCTGGCTGACGCCGTCCTCTTCGTTCTGGCAGGAGCTGGCTTACGCCACCAGCGCGGTGTTCTGGTGCGTGTTTGGCGCGATGCTGATGCTGTTCGCCCTCGGTCTGTTGCAGGCGCTGCAACAGCTGCACCGGCGGCAGCGGCAATAA
- a CDS encoding YbjC family protein, with protein sequence MRSFGDLPRPVLVLEGLGIVMLVLAYLSIHGHLQLPGWLASQQAVVGMIFLGVALMVPAAAFLVWRVVQGFGPLMRGGLPPENDRRRPHDTDASKKHQDSDPRA encoded by the coding sequence ATGCGTTCATTCGGAGACTTACCGCGTCCGGTGCTGGTGTTGGAAGGGCTGGGCATCGTGATGTTGGTGCTGGCCTACCTCAGCATTCATGGCCACCTGCAGTTGCCGGGCTGGCTGGCGTCGCAGCAGGCGGTGGTCGGCATGATTTTCCTCGGCGTGGCGCTGATGGTGCCGGCGGCGGCGTTTCTGGTATGGCGCGTGGTGCAGGGCTTCGGGCCACTGATGCGCGGCGGCCTGCCGCCGGAAAACGATCGCCGCAGGCCGCATGATACGGACGCATCGAAAAAACATCAGGACAGCGATCCGCGCGCCTGA